AAAGTGAACCGAGTAGCTAAGTTTTATCAAAGAAAACCGGTGGGTCCACAACTTTCTTAGACCAGCGGTAAATAACGTCACCAACAACCACGATGATTACAGTAACAAAACTCCAAACATCGGGGTCTCTGCCAGTGCTCGGGCCACTTCTAATTGACCTTTACGACCTCCCCCAACCCCACCGACGCCCATAGAAGACACCAGAAGGctagagggggagagagagagaacatcGACCCCGTACCATGGCGTCTAAGCTGGTCCTCATCCTCGTCTTCGTGGTCGACCTGATAGCCTTCGGCCTTGCGGTCGCCGCCGAGCAGCGCCGCAGCAAGGTGAGCCCGTGATCTCGTCCCCGTCTCCCCCTGAACCCGATCTGAGTTGATTTGGCCTGATGTTTCAGGCTACGGTCGTTATCGACTCGGAGAAAAACTACAACCACTGCGTCTACGACTCCGACATCGCCACCGGCTACGGCGTCGgcgccttcctcttcctcctcctaagCCAGGCCATCCTCATGGCCGTTAGCAAGTGCTTCTGCTGCGGCCGCTCTCTCGGCCCCGGCGGCCCCCGCGCCTgcgccctcctcctcttcctcttctcctggtACATACGCATCTCCTCCTGCAATTATCTCCAATGAGCTCAagtttttgttctttgatctggATCTGCGGCGGTGGATGTTGCAGGCTGACGTTTCTCATAGCGGAGGCGTGCTTGCTCGCCGGGTCGGTGCGTAACGCGCACCACACCCGCTACCGGAACATGTTCTTCGACGGCAACTTGTCGTGCGAGACGGTGCGCAAGGGCGTCTTCGCCGCCGGTGCCGCCTTCGTCCTCTTCACCGCCGTCCTTTCCGAATTGTACTACGTGTACTACGCAAAGGCGGCCCGCAGCTCCGGCGCGCCTCCTTACGGCGAAGCTCCCGCCGTGGGCATGAGCTCATACCGCTAGATCTGCTCCGATCCGCTCCTCTTTCTACACTCTGTTCAGTGTTTAGTGTTTAGGCCGATCAGAGACATGGATTTGGTGTTTGCAGTAGCTTCTTTGGTTCCATGATTTTAGTGGCCACACCACATTGTGGGCTCTTGTTATTATACGATGGCGATGTGATCCTTGATTTCTTCTCCTTCCTTGTTGTTCGGTCGATGCTCCAAGCCTAATTGCATGATATGCTGCTTGAAATGTGACTTCTTGATGGCCATTTGCGAACAGTGGCTGAGGACAAAGGTGGAAGAAACTGTGCAGTAAACGATCAATGAGGGTACTTCATGAAGAAGTCTTCTGTGGTAGCATCAGATTCTTCCTCGACACGTGAAGCTATACTGTTGGGAGCATTTTGGGGTTTCATTTCAATATTCAGTGTCCTATGTATTGCATTTAGGTGAAATTGCTTTGCTGGTTGCGTCTATAACTCTAAGAAAATTTCATATATTAATATAGTGATCCTAATGGATGCATATGCTCGTGATTTGTTAgaactaattatttttaaaaaatgtgaATAGAAAATTAAACAGATTTGAGAAAACATTAAACGGATAATATACgcaaaagaataaataaaaagtTTGAAAAAGATCCAAAGGTGCGTGAACCTAATCTTTATAGGAACGGGTAATTCATTAATTCCTTTCCTAGTTATTCAATCCAAGGTATTTGAATGGCCAAAATTATGAAAGCACGATAGCTAAAAATTTATCCAGAcattatccgaagataacatgaaACAGCATGATAAAGCGAGTACATATACTTGAAGGTTCCATCCTAATCCATGAGGCCTTAACTCACGATAAGTCTCCTAAATCATCGAGGCTTGTAGTTGATGTATACAGATTAATTTGGCACCGAGTTTcacatcagggtaacatatgaaaTTCCAATTCAGTGGCAACATTCCGTCGTACTGAAGACCTGACTGGAAAAAAAGAATTAAATTGTCAGGGAAACAAATAACTTAAAATGAAGCACATAAGAGAACTAAACAACAGCTTGCAAGAGAGCTATTTAAGCACCTGACTCAACTCAAAGTTTTCAGAAATTTGTTAGCGGTGAACCACAGCAGTGCACATCGGAGATGTCGGAAAGCCTCTGTCTTGGGGACAAGGTCGAATTGGCTGCCATGTCGAACTCGAGGGTACAGATATCCTTTCTCTTCTGTGTTTCCTGTTTTGGTTTTTCTTCAGATGTCTCGAGGATTGGGCTGAGCGGTGGCGATCCACTCTGTCTCTGCGCTATCATGGCTTGTGCTTCTGCCACAACAGATGAGCTATCATCTGTAGCATACAGGATCTTCTGAATGGCACCAACAATCTGCATAAAAGTGACGTATTACGCAATCAAAATATTTCTTCACCCAAGTTCCTTCGTTGATTAGCATATCCCCTTCTTAatataacaaaaaagagaagtttgaCTCACAGGTAGATGCTCAATCTCAGGGTTCTGGCACAAGATCTCGATGTCCCTCAGTTTACCAAAGTAGAAATCCCTTTCTTTTTCAAGACTATCCACAAAAAGCTTCAGCTCTGTGATCTGCGTTTTGCCTCAGAGGTTTAAGCTTAGTTCCTTGGCAAATTATCCTGGAAAACAAAGTTTCATCATCAAGCAAGCTTACCTTTTCATCATATGCTTGAGATACAGAGGTATCAGGTTTTGTGGCTTTATGTGATGCATTTCCAGCATGAGCATCATTCTTTTTTGTGGTATGTGAGGCTTGAGTTTTAAGGACAGCAGACGAAGATCTGACTGATGTTTGAGAAGGTGCTGCCCTCTTATTCGCTTCTTTTCCACCTTTACAAGAATCTCTTCTCTCCAGAGCGTTATAACTGGAAAAGAATATCGCAGAAGATAGATATTCACAAAGTTATCTTCCCACAATGAAAGCAAAAATGATAATTGATCTTGCTGGCGGAGTAATAACAGTGTCAAATGTTCATTTGATTGTATGAAAACATATTTTTCAATGAACAAAGAGAGATTATATTAACCAAGAACCTGATGTCGGTACTATCCAAGAAAACAACGATATCCATATATTTTACTTTCATCAATAGAAATTTAAATTGTTGCTTTTCTTATTGCACATTAATATTCTAAagacaattttttttaataaaataaagtgTTATAAAACTGAGTAAGAAagcagaaaaaagagaaaaagttacTTGTTCAAGACACCGCCATTAACAGAATCACAGTATCTCTTCATCCACTGCATGAACTCCAAATTATCCAGGGGCCTTCCTTTCACAAGTTTGTTGACTTCAATGTGCTGACgatagaaagaaataaaaaaaacacatTCATCAGAATTCCAAAAAAGAATAGTTAATTATTGCCGAGAATGACCTTTCATCAATACATCTGTTCTAACCAATTATGCCAAGGAACTCTCTTTGTTGACTTGTGATTCCAAGAAGCTAGGCAGAATAATTCATAATTTCTCGTCCAACGCATTCAGCAAAACACGATGACAATTCTATAAAAATAATTTGTTAATTGCATATGACCAGTATCTTAGAATTCTTTAATGATATACAAAATATCATATACGTGTAGTGTGCATTATCAAATCCTCAATCTTGTCAGTAAGACATAGACTATCATAGAAGCATAGTCCAGGGAAAGTAATTCACCGTTTGCTAAATTTCTAGATAGAATAgagcaatgatttaaaaaggcactcgggcgaggcaaggcaaggcccaagcgcctcgcttcacttccaagtgacgcgcttcaaagaggcgccgcctgagcgctcgcccgagcccaggcgatgggcgcttcgggcgagcacctgggttaaaccaggcaaccgaaccaggattttagatctggttcggtctctggtgttttagttggttcaatcaaaccaactaaaatcgatatcagctgtcgctgcccaaccctaaccctgctcgttgccgctaCCGCTCTTGTTGCTCGCCGCTATCGCTACTCGCTACCGCTAccgttgtcgtcgctcgccgctcccgctgcctctgcTCGCGGCTGCCGTTGCCGCTATCGCCGCTCCCACTGCCGCTACTCGCCACTGTCGCCTGTCCCGCTCTCACTGCCGTTGccgctgtcgcttcctcttttcttagtcagcacccccttacactcctcttccttcttctccttctgaatactgttaacaatatactaataatagtatttgaattttgaaactttttgttaatgtgacattatgattttgtattttagatttttttaatttaatagcatatttttatttaaaattttaaataattatattatatatttttatattttagcgccttgtTTCGCTCGAGCGAGTGCCTAGGCAAGTGCCTAGCGCCTCGGACATTTTtagaccttagcgccttttgacgcctaatgctttttaaatcactgaaataGAGAGATTCAAGAATTTAAATTGAGTGAAACCTAAAAAAGAATGCATGCATCAAATGACAAATTCATTCGGAAAGGCTTAAAATTTTAATCCATGTAATGGAATTACACAAAATTTAACTCTATGTATCTCATATTTCTATCATtagatttttaattatttatagaaACGACTAGAAAATAGAAAAACACTACCAAAAACTCATTCTATATGAAATATTGGTTAGACCATCCATGCATATTGTGGGCCCAGCATGACAGGTAGTACATATGGCATCATCCAACATTCCCACCTGCTAATCTCCTTCCATGTACTGAATCACAGATATAGTCATATGGCCAGCAGTACAACTCTAGTTCCATGTATGTGTTGAAATGAAATGCTCATTCACAGATATATTTTTAAGACCACCATTTATAATTTGATACAGAAAATAGGCAAATAAATATTGTGTCCAGGTTTGATTTGACAGAGGTCGTGATTTTTTCAGGGCAAACGAAGGCATACAGTATGTTTTAAGAGTATATGTAATCTTAAATTGGTCGGCTAGAATCCTGAATAATATGGCATTCAAATCAACAGTATTCCCTTACATGTTAATCAAACTACAAGATCGTTTATATGGTTGCCTAAAGTGTTCTAGTCTACGGACAAACCATCACTACATTGTATTGCCATCTTCAGAACTCGTAATAGCATGCATAAGCAGACAGCCAGACACTATGATTGACAAGTTAAAAACAGTGCaaggaagcaaatctttgcaaaatTGCTTTCGATTTACTAATTTCAGGGAAAAATAGTCATTTCGAACAAATAATTCCAGAATATGTGTCCATGGAAAACAAATACCTATTGGATTTACCAATTTGAATAGAAGAATATGTGAGAAAATAGATTTTGCTTTGATTAATTTTGCCAAAATCAATTATGATCATGTTTATTAAAACATGTATTAGGGAGGAATCATCACGAATGAAAAGGTTTTCACAGCTATGGCCATTCATTTCTCAAACTGGCCATTCTTGGAAATCTTCAACACATGTTCGATGAATTTCAAATGTGATTTAGAAAAGGTTTCCGTCAGTTACAGAAAATCACAAGCATCAAAAGATTGACATGGTCGCAATAATCAtcatattcaaaatgaaaaaccaCCCTTAATCATCAAAGAAGAGGGACCAAAAAAACATCTTAGTGCAAGACATTGATATGTGAAAACGTCACAATATTTGCAACCACATCAACATATATATAGCCACACAAGGCACAAATCTTAAAAAGTTTTGTTAGTCCCTTTGACAGATTTCTCAAGAAGCTTTGAGATTCCTACATATCGAGCCCTAATGGCTGATAAACCAAGAAAATACTACACAAAAATGAAATCCTTTTATTGCACGCATTAAAATTCGCCATTCAGctcaaagaaaaggaaaaggaacaGGGAGAACACAAAAGACAGAAGAAGGGTAGACCTTAGTGATCTTGAGTTTGTTGAAGACATCCTGAAGGACCTTGTAATTCTGGATCATCTCGTACTCGCTCTTGGCATCAAAGTTGACTTTGTGCATCGGCACGATCCCTGAGTGGACGGCGTCCATCAGCTGACACTGCACCGCCCCCGACGCCGCCTGGGAGCCCCCAATTCGCCCAGAGCCGGACCCATCGATAACCCAACACAAAACGATTCATTAAGACGCCGTCTCAGCCGATCTAAATAAACAACAAAGGATCGACAAATGACTCACCTCTTCGACCTTCGAGAGATTGAGTTGTAGGGTGGAGTTGATCCACGCCAGGATCTCGTTCCGACCGACGAAGTAAGCCGCATCCATCATCCCTATGTTGGTCGCCATTGCTACGCCAATCGATCGAGGGGTTTCGCTTCCTCTCGCCCACTCTCTCGGTTAGGGTTTCGAGTAGGCGAATGGAAAGAAGCGCAGGCCGAGAGAGAGGGAGCGGGATTTTTGTGAATTTGAAACGAGCGATACCGACGACGGCCTTCCTCATATGCAAATGACGTTTCTCTTATTCCGAAGCTGACCCTCGGAGGCAAGGATCGGACGGTTGAGAGAGCATATCAGGCAGAGCCAGTGACTGTAAACTTAACATTTCAGGTTTCGATAAGGGCATTTTGGTAGATTTGAATCTATTTAGAACGGTTAAAATTTCGCTTTACAACTGGCACTGTTTAAATTAATTTTGTCGATAAAGGTCTTAAGAATTAGGTCtaaggtttcttttttttttcatcaaaataagttttaattaattatttgatctcttttctattattttataaaataaatatcaactttacaaataaaataattaaaaatga
The DNA window shown above is from Musa acuminata AAA Group cultivar baxijiao chromosome BXJ2-4, Cavendish_Baxijiao_AAA, whole genome shotgun sequence and carries:
- the LOC135611220 gene encoding uncharacterized protein LOC135611220, with product MASKLVLILVFVVDLIAFGLAVAAEQRRSKATVVIDSEKNYNHCVYDSDIATGYGVGAFLFLLLSQAILMAVSKCFCCGRSLGPGGPRACALLLFLFSWLTFLIAEACLLAGSVRNAHHTRYRNMFFDGNLSCETVRKGVFAAGAAFVLFTAVLSELYYVYYAKAARSSGAPPYGEAPAVGMSSYR
- the LOC103982378 gene encoding microtubule-associated protein RP/EB family member 1C; its protein translation is MATNIGMMDAAYFVGRNEILAWINSTLQLNLSKVEEAASGAVQCQLMDAVHSGIVPMHKVNFDAKSEYEMIQNYKVLQDVFNKLKITKHIEVNKLVKGRPLDNLEFMQWMKRYCDSVNGGVLNNYNALERRDSCKGGKEANKRAAPSQTSVRSSSAVLKTQASHTTKKNDAHAGNASHKATKPDTSVSQAYDEKITELKLFVDSLEKERDFYFGKLRDIEILCQNPEIEHLPIVGAIQKILYATDDSSSVVAEAQAMIAQRQSGSPPLSPILETSEEKPKQETQKRKDICTLEFDMAANSTLSPRQRLSDISDVHCCGSPLTNF